In a genomic window of Quercus lobata isolate SW786 chromosome 4, ValleyOak3.0 Primary Assembly, whole genome shotgun sequence:
- the LOC115987792 gene encoding uncharacterized protein LOC115987792 yields the protein MDEKYSHFVYGVMMFLGILTSRYAEEDFLKSLPTKMIIGLATLFFAITTMMIAFSAALLIMQSGNSWIVIPIICLAIVPVTLFIIAQFRLLVDMSMSTYGAGILDRKMKPWL from the exons atggATGAAAAATACAGCCACTTCGTGTACGGTG TCATGATGTTTTTGGGAATCCTTACATCACGTTATGCAGAAGAAGACTTCCTTAAATCCTTGCCAACAAAGATGATAATAGGTCTTGCCACCCTTTTCTTCGCTATTACAACCATGATGATAGCTTTTTCTGCTGCTCTTTTAATTATGCAAAGTGGAAATTCATGGATTGTCATTCCTATCATTTGTTTGGCTATTGTCCCAGTCACCCTCTTCATAATTGCGCAGTTCCGCCTTCTTGTTGACATGTCCATGTCAACTTATGGAGCTGGCATCTTGGATAGGAAAATGAAGCCTTGGTTATAA